Within Cyanobacteria bacterium GSL.Bin1, the genomic segment GTTTCCCCATAATTTAAACGGCGAATCACCACTAACTTGACATCAGCCCCGGTTTTATCTGCAATCTCTTGTAGCAGCTTGTTCAGTTTCCCTTCATTGGTTCGACTAACAACTTCCGCCTGATCCACAATCCCAGTTGACCCATCTTGACTAATATTAGGAATATCACTGGGGCTTGTCGCTGCATGAACGGGAAGTGCAGTGATTAAAACCAGAAAACAAGGAATTAGCACTAGCAATAATCGCTTTTTATAACGTTTGAGTTTTGTTGCAGTTTGTTGCAGAAGGTGTGACATAACTTTAATTTTTTCTTGCAATAATGGCAATTTATGTTACATCTTAATATGAAAGCAGGACGGAATTGACGACTTTTACAGGGAATTCATAAACTTTTTTTAACCCTTACACCCACAACTAAATTTCTGTGTCCGTACCTGCGTAAAATGTAACCGATTAAGTTACTCATTTTAGTACCGCAGGACTTGTGGGAATTAAAAATGCCTATGCAGTCGGGCTGTCAGGAAGAGAATCAACACTTAAGTTGAGTTTGACTTGATAAGTGGCGCAATCCCAGTTTGGGAGTAACTAGGAAGCCCTCGCACTCAATTATCTAAGTCGCTGAGGGAAAAGTCGTTGTTACCAATTTAGAGAAAAGGGGAAAATTTGCCAATGGCTGAAACACAAAATATGCAATATATTCAACCTTACAATGATGATGTCTATGTCGGGCATCTTTCCACACCTATTTCCGATTCCAGTTTCACTCGTACTTTTATTAATAACCTTCCTGCTTATCGGGAAGGAATTTCTCCCTTACTACGCGGTTTAGAAATTGGCATGGCCCATGGGTATTTCCTCGTTGGTCCTTGGACGTTACTCGGTCCTTTACGGGATAGCGAAGGCGATGCCTATTTAGGCGGTTTGATTGCGGCAATTGGGCTCATTTTAGTGGCAACAGGCGGCTTGTCTGCTTATGGTTTAACAGCCTTTCCCGGTGATAATTCAGAAGCCCAATATTTTGAAGATCGCGCTCCTGAAAATATAAAAACTCGCCAAGGTTGGAGTCAATTTACCGGCGGCTTTTTTGTCGGTGCGATGGGAGGAGCATTTGTGGCATATTTCTTGTTAGAAAACTTCTCGGTTGTTGATAGTATGTTACGAGGAATCGTCAACTAGCGATTGCTGATTTTGTTGCTTTTTGTTGTTTACACAAGGAAAGATTTAATATGTCTGGAGAATACGCAGCTTCTTTTTTACCGCTCATTTTAATCCCGACAGTCTGCTGGTTAATGCCTGCTGTTGTCATGGGCTTACTCTTTATTTATATTGAGTCTGACGCCTAATTAATCTTGGGAAATTTCAGGATTCTCCCTGTTTAGCTTTTGTCTGAATGGGGAGAATTTTTTTATGGGGGGTTCGATAAGCGGTTGGGCATTTCAATTGGGATAATCGCCTTTATTGATACAAAATATAAAATAAATATATATTAAGAACAATTTGATTTGATTTTAGTCAATTATTTTAGTGATATCAAGTTTTGGGATAGGATATTTTCTTGATTTTTAGTTCAATACACTCAATTTTAAAAAAATTAAGGGATTTACACACTGTATCTTTTATATTTTTATGGTTCAATTAATCCTGTTTCTGTACTCTTGCGAGTGGGTTTATGAAAGAGGGGTTAAAAAAACAAGATTTGAATCGCGCGATCGCGCTCTTACCAGAAACTTTCCGTACGGCGATTCTCTTAAGAGAAATTGACAGACTCTCTTACCAAGAAATTGCTGATCTGACTGGAGTTTCTTTTGCCATTGTCAGAAGTCGAATTGCTAAGGCAAGAGCCCTCTTAAGCGCTGAATTCAAAGTCAACTAAACTACAATTTATCCCTTAAGTACTTTAAAGTTGAGAGAGCTTAGCTTGATACTCTTCCTCCGTTAAAATACCGTTTTCTTTTGCTTCTTTTAACTTCTGTTTTTTCGATAGTTTCTCTCTCACTGAGTTTTCCACGGTTTGTAATTTTGCCTCATATTCATCTGCATCTAAAATTCCACTTTCAAATGCTGCTTGTAACTGATTGCTCTTTTCTTCCACTAATAGCTCCATTTCCCGTTCATCAATTTTTTCTTCCAACTTTTGCTTCTTGGCTTGAAATTCCTCCCGACTAATAATCTCTTTACTTAAGGCTTCCTGTAACTGCTCAATTTCCGCTTTGAGTTCTGTAATCGCTTGCGATCGCGCCGGAGAAGACGCCTGGGTATTAATCGTTTCTGAACTGGAGGTAGCACGAGTTGCGGTTTCACTGACTCGTCTTAAACTGAGGCTATTTTGGAGATGATTTAGGAGATCGCGTTCGAGAACCAGCGCCCAACTGGCACCGGCTACCCCCGTAAAGACGGTAAAACCACCGGTAAACATAGCAGTAATGCCAGCACCAGCAATATTTCTCACCCATTTTCCGACGCGGGTTTCAATGATAAATTCACCGGCAGTGGTTGGCACATTGGACCAATAAATATTCACCTTAAAGGCTAAATTGGTTCCAAAGACCGTTCGCAGCCAGCTTGTTTTTGCCGCTTGTACTAAATAAACATCCCCGCTTTGGGTACTTTCTACTTCATATTCTTTATCTTTGAACCACAAAACCACTTGTCGGTAAATTTGATTCAGGGTATCGGGTTCGCTTGCAACAAAATAATGTTTGGTCATCGCTAAATGGGGGCGTCACTTTATCGCTGGAAACTTGACCTTGAGAGCTGAAAGAACCAGAGCTCTTGGCTTTATTATAAGTTACCTCAGTAGCGGATTCCTGCTGCTTTCATCCGCGCGATCGCGCGTTCCATTTCTACTTCCGGTATCGTTAAGGCAATGCGGAAAAAGCCTT encodes:
- a CDS encoding photosystem I reaction center protein subunit XI, whose translation is MAETQNMQYIQPYNDDVYVGHLSTPISDSSFTRTFINNLPAYREGISPLLRGLEIGMAHGYFLVGPWTLLGPLRDSEGDAYLGGLIAAIGLILVATGGLSAYGLTAFPGDNSEAQYFEDRAPENIKTRQGWSQFTGGFFVGAMGGAFVAYFLLENFSVVDSMLRGIVN
- a CDS encoding photosystem I reaction center subunit VIII; the protein is MSGEYAASFLPLILIPTVCWLMPAVVMGLLFIYIESDA
- a CDS encoding SHOCT domain-containing protein, which produces MTKHYFVASEPDTLNQIYRQVVLWFKDKEYEVESTQSGDVYLVQAAKTSWLRTVFGTNLAFKVNIYWSNVPTTAGEFIIETRVGKWVRNIAGAGITAMFTGGFTVFTGVAGASWALVLERDLLNHLQNSLSLRRVSETATRATSSSETINTQASSPARSQAITELKAEIEQLQEALSKEIISREEFQAKKQKLEEKIDEREMELLVEEKSNQLQAAFESGILDADEYEAKLQTVENSVREKLSKKQKLKEAKENGILTEEEYQAKLSQL